A region from the Molothrus aeneus isolate 106 chromosome 17, BPBGC_Maene_1.0, whole genome shotgun sequence genome encodes:
- the OPRL1 gene encoding nociceptin receptor isoform X2 has translation MKTATNIYIFNLALADTLCLMTLPFQGTDTFLGFWPFGNVLCKIAISIDYYNMFTSTFTLTMMSVDRYIAICHPIKALDIRTPHKAKVVNVCIWALASVFGIPAMVMGSAENENNEIDCLIKLPSPVDYWDPVFGICVFLFSFMIPVLIITICYSLMIRRLKNVRVLSGSKEKDRNLRRITRMVLVVVAVFIVCWTPIQIFVLVQCLGAKAESELELAISCFCTALGYANSSLNPVLYAFLDENFKACFKKFCFPTAFRTELQMSNRMCSIAKDVAYACKNSEGTNNPA, from the exons ATGAAGACAGCCACCAACATTTACATCTTTAACCTCGCCCTGGctgacaccctgtgcctgatGACCTTGCCCTTCCAGGGAACAGACACATTCCTGGGCTTCTGGCCCTTTGGCAACGTCCTGTGCAAGATTGCCATCTCCATTGACTACTACAACATGTTCACCAGCACCTTCACGCTGACCATGATGAGCGTGGACCGCTACATCGCCATCTGCCACCCCATCAAAGCCCTGGACATCCGCACGCCCCACAAGGCCAAGGTGGTCAATGTTTGCATCTGGGCACTGGCTTCTGTCTTTGGCATCCCAGCCATGGTGATGGGATCTGCAGAGAACGAGAACAACG AGATTGATTGTCTAATTAAGCTCCCTTCTCCCGTGGACTACTGGGATCCAGTGTTTGGCATCTGCgtctttctcttctcctttatGATCCCTGTGTTGATCATCACCATTTGCTACAGCCTCATGATCAGGCGGCTCAAGAACGTCCGCGTCCTCTCGGGCTCCAAGGAGAAGGACCGCAACCTGCGGCGCATCACCCgcatggtgctggtggtggtggccGTCTTCATCGTTTGCTGGACTCCCATCCAGATTTTCGTGCTGGTGCAGTGCTTGGGAGCCAAGGCAGAGAGCGAGCTGGAGCTGGCCATCTCCTGCTTCTGCACCGCGCTGGGCTACGCCAACAGCAGCCTGAACCCCGTGCTCTACGCCTTCCTGGATGAGAACTTCAAGGCGTGCTTCAAGAAGTTCTGCTTCCCCACCGCCTTCAGGACCGAGCTCCAGATGTCCAACAGGATGTGCAGCATTGCCAAGGATGTGGCCTACGCCTGCAAGAACTCGGAGGGGACTAACAATCCGGCCTGA
- the NPBWR2 gene encoding neuropeptides B/W receptor type 2: protein MGNISFWDDPNSSCSNAGNSCYLENSMRFNFTLQDQAADFYVVLPVIYSVICAVGLTGNTAVIYVILKAPKMKTVTNMFILNLAIADDLFTLVLPINIAEHLLRYWPFGEILCKVILSIDHYNIFSSIYFLTVMSIDRYLVVLATVRSKRMPHRTYRAARIVSLCIWILVTIIVLPFIIFANVYTDDLEIKSCGLNFPKPERFWFKASRIYTLILGFAIPVSTICILYTMMLYKLRNMHLNSNARALDKAKKKVTIMVFIVLAVFLFCWTPFHLATIVALTTDLPQTSMVIGISYFITSLSYANSCLNPFLYAFLDDSFRKSFRKLLECRTS, encoded by the coding sequence ATGGGAAACATCTCCTTTTGGGATGATCcgaacagctcctgcagcaatgCAGGCAACAGCTGCTACCTGGAAAACAGCATGAGGTTCAACTTCACCCTCCAAGATCAGGCAGCTGATTTTTACGTTGTCCTGCCCGTGATCTACTCTGTGATCTGTGCTGTGGGGCTCACAGGCAACACTGCTGTCATCTATGTGATCCTCAAGGCCCCCAAGATGAAGACTGTGACCAACATGTTCATCCTGAACCTCGCTATCGCTGATGACTTGTTCACCCTTGTCTTGCCCATCAATATTGCAGAGCACCTCCTCCGCTACTGGCCCTTCGGAGAAATCCTCTGCAAGGTCATCTTGTCCATAGACCACTACAATATCTTCTCCAGCATTTATTTCCTGACAGTGATGAGCATAGACAGGTACCTGGTGGTACTGGCTACGGTCAGGTCCAAGAGGATGCCCCACCGCACGTACCGAGCAGCCAGGATTGTCAGCCTGTGCATCTGGATCCTGGTCACCATCATAGTCCTCCCTTTCATCATCTTTGCCAATGTCTACACCGACGACCTGGAGATCAAGAGCTGTGGTCTCAATTTCCCCAAGCCTGAGAGGTTTTGGTTCAAAGCCAGCAGGATCTACACCCTCATCCTTGGCTTTGCCATTCCAGTATCCACCATCTGCATCCTCTACACCATGATGCTCTACAAGCTGAGGAACATGCACTTGAACTCCAACGCCAGAGCCCTGGACAAAGCCAAGAAGAAAGTCACCATTATGGTCTTCATAGTCCTGGCTGTGTTCCTCTTCTGTTGGACCCCCTTCCACCTGGCCACCATCGTGGCTTTGACCACTGACTTACCCCAGACCTCCATGGTCATTGGGATATCCTACTTCATCACCAGCCTAAGCTATGCCAATTCGTGCTTGAATCCTTTCTTGTACGCTTTCCTGGACGACAGTTTTCGGAAAAGTTTCCGGAAGTTGCTGGAATGCAGAACTTCTTGA